Below is a window of Pseudomonas sp. B21-040 DNA.
CCTCGCTCAACCCGTTGCACTCCATCGAAAAGCAGATCAATGAAGTGCTGGGCATTCACAAAGGCCTGACTGGCAAAGTGGCGACCAAACGCACTCTGGAACTGCTGGAGATGGTCGGCATCCCCGAACCGCATAAACGCCTCAAGGCCCTGCCCCACGAATTGTCCGGCGGCCAGCGCCAGCGGGTCATGATCGCCATGGCCCTGGCCAACGAGCCGGAACTGCTGATCGCCGACGAGCCGACCACCGCACTGGACGTGACCGTTCAGCTGAAAATCCTCGAATTGCTCAAGGAATTACAGGCCCGATTGGGCATGGCGCTGCTGCTGATCAGCCATGATTTGAACCTTGTGCGAAGAATTGCGCATCGCGTATGTGTCATGCAGCGCGGTTGCATCGTCGAACAGGCATCGTGCGAAGAGTTGTTCCGCGCGCCGCAGCATCCGTACACTCGGTTACTGCTGGCAGCGGAGCCCAGCGGCACGCCGGCGACCAATATAGTCGGGCCGCCATTGCTGCAAGTCGAGGACCTGAAAGTCTGGTTCCCGATCAAGAAAGGTTTGCTGAAAAAGACCGTCGACCACATCAAGGCAGTGGACGGGATCAATTTCAGCTTGCCGCAGGGGCAGACCCTGGGGATTGTCGGTGAAAGCGGTTCGGGCAAGTCGACGCTCGGTCTGGCGATTTTGCGGCTGATCGGCAGCAAAGGCGCCATCCGTTTTGAAGGCCAGCAGCTAGACTGCCTGACGCAGCAACAGGTCAGGCCGCTGCGGCGGGAGATGCAGGTGGTGTTCCAGGACCCGTTTGGTAGCCTGAGCCCACGGATGTGCGTGAGCCAGATCGTCGGCGAAGGCCTGCGGATCCACAAGATGGGCACCGAGGCGCAACAGGAACAAGCGATTATTGAAGCGCTCAAGGAGGTAGGTCTGGACCCGGAAACCCGGCACCGCTACCCCCACGAATTTTCCGGCGGGCAACGGCAGAGAATCGCCATTGCCCGGGCATTAGTGTTAAAACCGGCGTTGATTTTGCTGGACGAGCCGACCTCGGCCCTCGACCGCACCGTACAACGCCAAGTGGTGGAGCTGCTGCGTTCACTGCAAACCAAGTACAACCTGACGTATTTGTTTATCAGCCATGACCTGGCTGTCGTTAAAGCGCTGAGCCACCAGTTGATGGTGGTCAAGCATGGCCAAGTGGTCGAACAGGGAGACGCGCAAAGTATCTTTGCCGCCCCCCAACATCCGTATACACAGCAGTTGCTGGAAGCCGCTTTTTTGGCACCAGCCACTGCGCAATAACCTGAAAGAGGAGCAACACATGGGTTTTCTCGCCGGTAAGCGCGTACTGATCGTCGGTGTCGCCAGCAAGCTGTCCATCGCATCCGGCATCGCTGCCGCCATGCATCGCGAGGGCGCTGAGCTTGCCTTCACTTATCAGAACGACAAGCTGAAAGGTCGTGTCGAAGAATTCGCACAAGGCTGGGGCTCGAGCCCTGAACTGTGCTTCCCGTGCGACGTGGCCAGCGATGAAGAAATCGCCAAGGTCTTCGAAGCACTGAGCAAGAAGTGGGACGGCCTGGACTGCATCGTGCACTCCGTCGGCTTCGCCCCGGGCGACCAACTGGACGGCGACTTCACCGAAGCCACCACCCGCGAAGGTTTCCGCATCGCTCACGATATCAGTGCCTACAGCTTCGTGGCCCTGGCCAAGGCCGGTCGCGAAATGATGAAGGGCCGCAATGGCAGCCTGCTGACCCTGTCGTACCTGGGTGCCGAGCGCACCATGCCGAACTACAACGTAATGGGCATGGCCAAGGCTTCGCTGGAAGCAGGCGTGCGTTACCTGGCCGGCTCCCTGGGCCCGGACGGCACCCGCGTCAACTGCGTATCGGCTGGCCCGATCCGCACCCTCGCCGCTTCCGGCATCAAGAACTTCCGCAAGATGCTGGCCGCCAACGAAGCGCAAACCCCGCTGCGTCGCAACGTCACCATCGACGAAGTCGGCAA
It encodes the following:
- a CDS encoding ABC transporter ATP-binding protein, which translates into the protein MNQDNLIEVRDLAVEFGIGERVQRVVEGVSFDIKRGETLALVGESGSGKSVTAHSILRLLPYPLARHPSGTIEYAGKNLLNMGEKSIRHIRGNRIAMIFQEPMTSLNPLHSIEKQINEVLGIHKGLTGKVATKRTLELLEMVGIPEPHKRLKALPHELSGGQRQRVMIAMALANEPELLIADEPTTALDVTVQLKILELLKELQARLGMALLLISHDLNLVRRIAHRVCVMQRGCIVEQASCEELFRAPQHPYTRLLLAAEPSGTPATNIVGPPLLQVEDLKVWFPIKKGLLKKTVDHIKAVDGINFSLPQGQTLGIVGESGSGKSTLGLAILRLIGSKGAIRFEGQQLDCLTQQQVRPLRREMQVVFQDPFGSLSPRMCVSQIVGEGLRIHKMGTEAQQEQAIIEALKEVGLDPETRHRYPHEFSGGQRQRIAIARALVLKPALILLDEPTSALDRTVQRQVVELLRSLQTKYNLTYLFISHDLAVVKALSHQLMVVKHGQVVEQGDAQSIFAAPQHPYTQQLLEAAFLAPATAQ
- the fabI gene encoding enoyl-ACP reductase FabI; its protein translation is MGFLAGKRVLIVGVASKLSIASGIAAAMHREGAELAFTYQNDKLKGRVEEFAQGWGSSPELCFPCDVASDEEIAKVFEALSKKWDGLDCIVHSVGFAPGDQLDGDFTEATTREGFRIAHDISAYSFVALAKAGREMMKGRNGSLLTLSYLGAERTMPNYNVMGMAKASLEAGVRYLAGSLGPDGTRVNCVSAGPIRTLAASGIKNFRKMLAANEAQTPLRRNVTIDEVGNAGAFLCSDLASGISGEIMYVDGGFNTTAMGSLEE